In Acidimicrobiales bacterium, the sequence CGGAGTGGAGGCGCTCACCATGATCCTCGCGCGCGAACTTCGCGGACGCGACATCACCGTCAACGCTATCGGTCCCGGTCCAACGGCGACACCACTCATGCTCAATGCCGAGAGCGACGACCGCAAAGAAGAGCTCACACACATGTCGCCCTTGGAACGACTGGGTCACCCCACCGATATTTCTGAGGTCGTGGCCTTCCTGGCTGGACCAGCTCGGTGGGTGAACGGACAAGTCCTCTACGTGAACGGCGGCATCATCTAACCCGACCAGTAGACGACCGTAACGATAGGCACATAAGCCCGGAGGCATTCCAGAAAGTGAGTCATCCATGCCGAACAAGACCATCGTCGTGACTGGCGCCTCGAGTGGCTTCGGAGCCATGACCGTCCGAGCGCTCGCTGATGCCGGCCACGTCGTATATGCGGGGATCCGTGATCTCGACGGTCGAAACAAGTCCGCGGCAGAGGACGCCTCCGCCTATGCCCGAACCCACTCGGTCGACCTGCGCACGGTCGAGCTAGACGTCTCGGACCAAGAATCAGTAGACACCGCGGTCGCGACCATCATCACCGAGGTCGGACGCCTCGACGTCATCGTACATAACGCCGGTCACATGGTTCTCGGGCCGACTGAGGCATTCACACCCGAGCAGATCATGAGCGTCTACGACACGAACGTCATATCCACCCAGCGCCTAAATCGGGCAGCGCTCCCACATTTGCGGGCACAGCGAGACGGGCTAGTTGTGTGGGTGGGCTCTACGAGCACACGCGGTGGAACTCCGCCCTACCTCGGCCCGTATTTCGCCGCGAAAGCCGCCGAGGACTCTCTTGCGGTCAGCTATGCATCAGAGCTCGCGCGATTCGGTGTCGAGACTTCAATAATCGTCCCAGGCTCATTCACATCCGGTACAAATCATTTCGCCCACGCCGGACACGCCGAGGACCTCGAAGTGGCCGCTTCTTACGAAACCCTCTACGGCGGACTTCTCGATCAAGTCGCAAAGAAACTCGCC encodes:
- a CDS encoding SDR family oxidoreductase — its product is MPNKTIVVTGASSGFGAMTVRALADAGHVVYAGIRDLDGRNKSAAEDASAYARTHSVDLRTVELDVSDQESVDTAVATIITEVGRLDVIVHNAGHMVLGPTEAFTPEQIMSVYDTNVISTQRLNRAALPHLRAQRDGLVVWVGSTSTRGGTPPYLGPYFAAKAAEDSLAVSYASELARFGVETSIIVPGSFTSGTNHFAHAGHAEDLEVAASYETLYGGLLDQVAKKLADLAPPDADPADVARAIVRVVDTAKGQRPFRVHIDPADDGAETVNRVADLVRREFYRRIALEDLLSPSN